The stretch of DNA TTTTTCACCTATTGTATGTAGGCTCTCACCTATAAACACGTAGGAGGAGGAAAACTGAAAAAGCTGCCTTTCAGGTTTGAgaacttaacaaaattaaagataacCTTTAAAGCTCCTACGTTTTGCACTCTTTTCGACATTGCTGAATTCCTCAAAGAATGCCCTAGACTCGAAGGAGTTGTGATCGATGTacgtctctctttttttctctctctctctatatatatatatatNNNNNNNNNNNNNNNNNNNNNNNNNNNNNNNNNNNNNNNNNNNNNNNNNNNNNNNNNNNNNNNNNNNNNNNNNNNNNNNNNNNNNNNNNNNNNNNNNNNNNNNNNNNNNNNNNNNNNNNNNNNNNNNNNNNNNNNNNNNNNNNNNNNNNNNNNNNNNNNNNNNNNNNNNNNNNNNNNNNNNNNNNNNNNNNNNNNNNNNNNNNNNNNNNNNNNNNNNNNNNNNNNNNNNNNNNNNNNNNNNNNNNNNNNNNNNNNNNNNNNNNNNNNNNNNNNNNNNNNNNNNNNNNNNNNNNNNNNNNNNNNNNNNNNNNNNNNNNNNNNNNNNNNNNNNNNNNNNNNNNNNNNNNNNNNNNNNNNNNNNNNNNNNNNNNNNNNNNNNNNNNNNNNNNNNNNNNNNNNNNNNNNNNNNNNNNNNNNNNNNNNNNNNNNNNNNNNNNNNNNNNNNNNNNNNNNNNNNNNNNNNNNNNNNNNNNNNNNNNNNNNNNNNNNNNNNNNNNNNNNNNNNNNNNNNNNNNNNNNNNNNNNNNNNNNNNNNNNNNNNNNNNNNNNNNNNNNNNNNNNNNNNNNNNNNNNNNNNNNNNNNNNNNNNNNNNNNNNNNNNNNNNNNNNNNNNNNNNNNNNNNNNNNNNNNNNNNNNNNNNNNNNNNNNNNNNNNNNNNNNNNNNNNNNNNNNNNNNNNNNNNNNNNNNNNNNNNNNNNNNNNNNNNNNNNNNNNNNNNNNNNNNNNNNNNNNNNNNNNNNNNNNNNNNNNNNNNNNNNNNNNNNNNNNNNNNNNNNNNNNNNNNNNNNNNNNNNNNNNNNNNNNNNNNNNNNNNNNNNNNNNNNNNNNNNNNNNNNNNNNNNNNNNNNNNNNNNNNNNNNNNNNNNNNNNNNNNNNNNNNNNNNNNNNNNNNNNNNNNNNNNNNNNNNNNNNNNNNNNNNNNNNNNNNNNNNNNNNNNNNNNNNNNNNNNNNNNNNNNNNNNNNNNNNNNNNNNNNNNNNNNNNNNNNNNNNNNNNNNNNNNNNNNNNNNNNNNNNNNNNNNNNNNNNNNNNNNNNNNNNNNNNNNNNNNNNNNNNNNNNNNNNNNNNNNNNNNNNNNNNNNNNNNNNNNNNNNNNNNNNNNNNNNNNNNNNNNNNNNNNNNNNNNNNNNNNNNNNNNNNNNNNNNNNNNNNNNNNNNNNNNNNNNNNNNNNNNNNNNNNNNNNNNNNNNNNNNNNNNNNNNNNNNNNNNNNNNNNNNNNNNNNNNNNNNNNNNNNNNNNNNNNNNNNNNNNNNNNNNNNNNNNNNNNNNNNNNNNNNNNNNNNNNNNNNNNNNNNNNNNNNNNNNNNNNNNNNNNNNNNNNNNNNNNNNNNNNNNNNNNNNNNNNNNNNNNNNNNNNNNNNNNNNNNNNNNNNNNNNNNNNNNNNNNNNNNNNNNNNNNNNNNNNNNNNNNNNNNNNNNNNNNNNNNNNNNNNNNNNNNNNNNNNNNNNNNNNNNNNNNNNNNNNNNNNNNNNNNNNNNNNNNNNNNNNNNNNNNNNNNNNNNNNNNNNNNNNNNNNNNNNNNNNNNNNNNNNNNNNNNNNNNNNNNNNNNNNNNNNNNNNNNNNNNNNNNNNNNNNNNNNNNNNNNNNNNNNNNNNNNNNNNNNNNNNNNNNNNNNNNNNNNNNNNNNNNNNNNNNNNNNNNNNNNNNNNNNNNNNNNNNNNNNNNNNNNNNNNNNNNNNNNNNNNNNNNNNNNNNNNNNNNNNNNNNNNNNNNNNNNNNNNNNNNNNNNNNNNNNNNNNNNNNNNNNNNNNNNNNNNNNNNNNNNNNNNNNNNNNNNNNNNNNNNNNNNNNNNNNNNNNNNNNNNNNNNNNNNNNNNNNNNNNNNNNNNNNNNNNNNNNNNNNNNNNNNNNNNNNNNNNNNNNNNNNNNNNNNNNNNNNNNNNNNNNNNNNNNNNNNNNNNNNNNNNNNNNNNNNNNNNNNNNNNNNNNNNNNNNNNNNNNNNNNNNNNNNNNNNNNNNNNNNNNNNNNNNNNNNNNNNNNNNNNNNNNNNNNNNNNNNNNNNNNNNNNNNNNNNNNNNNNNNNNNNNNNNNNNNNNNNNNNNNNNNNNNNNNNNNNNNNNNNNNNNNNNNNNNNNNNNNNNNNNNNNNNNNNNNNNNNNNNNNNNNNNNNNNNNNNNNNNNNNNNNNNNNNNNNNNNNNNNNNNNNNNNNNNNNNNNNNNNNNNNNNNNNNNNNNNNNNNNNNNNNNNNNNNNNNNNNNNNNNNNNNNNNNNNNNNNNNNNNNNNNNNNNNNNNNNNNNNNNNNNNNNNNNGAGAGTGAGTCATCAAGAGATAAGAAAAGTTTGTTATTTTCTCATTAATGATCTCAATGTAATAGTGTtaactatatatacaagtatactCCAAGCTAATTATAATCTTAGTCACTAAATTAACCAATTGATTATGCTCATTTGTGTTGATCCTAACCTAATCCGCTTAACTATGCTCATATAGTACCAATGACCAGAAACTAAACAATAGACTAACCAGAATCTCACACCTTCTGCCTCCTTGATAGCCGCACCACTAAGGTGGCTGAGCCGAGTCGAGCCGAGGGCGGGCAAATCTCTATCAGCATCTTCTGTAAACAGCAACGGTCGGTCTCGATCCCTAAACGCTTCGCCGTTCTCATCACTCGGCGGCAAGCCACCAAAATCAAATATCTCACCACCATCGAGTAAATTTTCTGGCAAACACTCATAGGGAGCTCATGGACCGATAATGTCGTTTAGGCCCATTAAAGCCCACGAAAACTCCATTTTAAAGCCCACGAAAAAATCCTTAATTAAAGAGATGTACTGATAATAATTAGTTAACTCAACTAATGGCATGCATACTTTTTGCCTGTTGAATAAGATTGAGGGATAAGGTAGAgattttaatattgattttatactattatatatatataacagaccAGATTGCATATATATACCCAAACTAGACACAATCTATATCTATATAGTATACTATTTTAGCAGAAATAAAGCATTGACATTAAATTGTCCAATCAGTTCTTTGCCAATTAAGATTTTTCAATAGTtccaaaaaaagttttcttttttttttgaaatgttaaaAACTTCATATACTGAAAGAGATGTACATAGAACTAATTAATATGTTAGATAAATTCATATAACAAATGGCATGCATATCATATTTTTCAATAAGATTTTGGAACAcaacaatagaaaaatataacaataatgcAATATCATATCTTTGGATATTGATAATGCAATAACTAAATTGCATAAATAAAAGGATCCccagaaatatataaataaaatgatctTTGAGATTAGAACAAAGAATAATCaataaaaatctaatcttttgGTCGGTGATAACTTAAAAGACAGTACTGTTGTTGTGTTGTCTTGTGTCAGAGACTCCAAAGATTTTTTCTTGTCTATGCTTTTTGGGAAtcctaagaaaaacaaaaccgtGTGAGACGAGACGACGACTAAGTAAAAAACCGTCAAACGAACAACTTGCCGCCACCTCATCCCTTGAACCACCCACGTTGGTTCCTTCTCCGGCTCATAGTTCGCCNTCCCCAACGgctagtttcttttttttttttttttttttttttttttttcctttaagcCGTCTTTTGCTTACCAGGGAGGGagaataacaaaattttaaaaattttaagatatttttttttgtgccgtGAGGAAATTTCCAGTGTTTTCTACTTTACTcgtttttataataaaaaaataattaacttgactttaaaagaaaaatcaaaattaataatttatctaCTATAAGTAGAGAGAAAGTATAGTAAGTTCATCTTCTttagtcataaatttaaaaccaaaacaaacaaaaaggaaaaattactCATTTTTCTCTCAGCTTTTTTGTTCATTTCGCGCAAAACTTACATATCAAACAAATCTTTTGGGGATAATCTTATTAACTTATAGGTTTGTCTCCTGCTTCATCAAATCCTCTGTTTCGTTTACAGAGTctctgaaatttttgtaaagatctgattttttttgggctTTCTGGTGATACAGATCGACGAAAATGGCATTGGGGAAGAAGAGAATCGTCACCCAGAAGTCGAATTTGAAGCACCGTCGAGATGTTGGTGATGGAGGAGGGTTAGGGTTAGAGTTAGAGTTCGTACAGTACAAGAGAGGATTTGGGAGAAAGAGGATTCTGATATCGTcgggtgatgatgatgagattgtTGGCGATTCGGTTTTTACTTCACCTGTTGGGAGAAGCTCGTTTAAGAAGCTCTGTGATAAAGCTTCTTCTGTTGGAGATTGTCAAATTCGAGAACTTGAAGATCTTCCACAAGATATTCTGGTTCGTTTCTTCACTTAACCcttttttgaaatctctttctGGGTTCTGGGTTTTGTTCATTAGTTGAGGTTTCTTGTTAATTTGTCAAGTTTGAATCAGATTTGAGctaaaagttaaaacctttttttgtttgttctctgaGATTCAAAATCTTATTTGAAATGATAAAGTTTTCGATATTGATTTTATCCGCttttgatttctgggttttgttAATTAGTTGAGATTCAATGTTAATTTTATGGATTACTAAACAGATTTAGCtgaaatttcatttcttttcctGATTTGAGATTTGAAATCGTAAACTCATATTTatccttctctgttttttctctctgtttgtccttctctgttttctgggtttgttcaTTCAGTTGACATTTCATGTTAATTAATCAGATTGAG from Camelina sativa cultivar DH55 chromosome 9, Cs, whole genome shotgun sequence encodes:
- the LOC104714466 gene encoding F-box protein At1g61340-like; the encoded protein is MALGKKRIVTQKSNLKHRRDVGDGGGLGLELEFVQYKRGFGRKRILISSGDDDEIVGDSVFTSPVGRSSFKKLCDKASSVGDCQIRELEDLPQDILVRIICGVEHEDLKQLFQVSKTIKEATSIAKELHFAYSTPRKASSFNLGGFGWDKRFDAENDDEEIEAPGAPLQKRYRLSRINRNEDDSGVSVALFN